From a single Ailuropoda melanoleuca isolate Jingjing chromosome 12, ASM200744v2, whole genome shotgun sequence genomic region:
- the LOC100480379 gene encoding zinc finger protein 649-like isoform X2: MLENYRNLVSVGYQASQPDALSELEQGEPPWILEDEVQSQTHPQIQKVDYHLPQHLQNPKVPKRKEQCYELNTCGNVHQSKSHFPFRPNHDRFHLHGKTLKPHLDLINQSRSCDIKEPAEYSGDGRSFLCANHKQTHTEIKFHESRRPISTKSQFIKHHQTHKTEKAHECTECGKAFLNKSQLTEHKTIHTGNKPHGCSICGRSFSKKFKLTEHQQTHKGEKPYECCECGKTFLRKFQLTEHQKTHTGSKPHGCGVCGKAFSRKFKLTEHQRTHTGEKPYECPECGKAFCRKAELIIHQRNERGERPHQCNECGKGFSRKSQLILHQKTHTGEKSYICSECGKGFIQKGNLLIHQRTHTGEKPYGCTECSKAFSQKACLIAHQRFHTGKTPFVCTECGKSCSQKSGLIKHQRIHTGEKPYKCSDCGKAFTTKTMLTVHQRTHTGERPYACSECGKAFSHMSCLVKHKRIHTREKHVNSVKVEYSSTEGHSLLNTSEFMQEKSPVNTVTVQMPSMISQTSSNISRFLTDRNAVIVGQPVVRCAPSGNTREFVQERSLMNAVSVVVPSVVHYILFYVTKNT; the protein is encoded by the coding sequence AAATTCAGAAAGTTGATTATCATCTGCCTCAGCACTTACAAAACCCAAAAGtgccaaagagaaaagaacagtgtTATGAACTGAACACATGTGGAAATGTTCATCAGAGCAAAAGTCATTTTCCTTTCAGGCCAAATCACGATCGGTTTCATTTACATGGAAAAACTTTGAAGCCACACTTAGATTTAATCAACCAAAGTAGAAGCTGTGACATAAAAGAGCCTGCTGAGTATAGTGGAGATGGGAGATCCTTTCTCTGTGCTAATCATAAGCAAACTCATactgaaattaaatttcatgAAAGTAGAAGACCCATCAGCACTAAGTCACAATTCATTAAACATCATCAAACACACAAAACAGAGAAAGCCCACGAATGTactgaatgtgggaaagccttcctCAACAAGTCTCAGCTCACAGAACATAAGACAATTCATACGGGAAATAAACCCCATGGATGTAGTATATGTGGGAGATCCTTTTCCAAGAAGTTCAAGCTCACTGAACATCAGCAAACTCACaaaggagagaaaccctatgagtgCTGTGAGTGTGGGAAAACCTTCCTCAGGAAATTTCAGCTTACTGAACATCAGAAGACTCATACAGGAAGTAAACCGCATGGATGCGGTGTATGTGGGAAGGCATTCTCCAGAAAGTTCAAGCTAACTGAACACCAGAGAactcatacaggagagaaaccttatgaatgtcctgaatgtggcaaagccttctGCAGGAAGGCAGAGCTGATTATacatcagagaaatgaaagaggagaaaggccCCATCAATGCAATGAATGTGGAAAAGGTTTCTCCAGAAAATCACAACTCATTCTACATCAGAAAACCCATACAGGAGAGAAATCTTACATatgcagtgaatgtggaaaaGGTTTCATTCAGAAGGGCAATCTCCTTATACATCAGCgaactcacactggagagaaaccctatggaTGCACTGAATGCAGTAAGGCCTTCAGCCAGAAGGCATGCCTCATAGCGCATCAGCGATTTCATACAGGAAAGACTCCCTTTGTATGTACTGAATGTGGAAAATCTTGTTCACAGAAATCAGGACTCATtaaacatcagagaattcacacaggagagaaaccctataaatgcagtgactgtgggaaagccttcactACAAAGACAATGCTCACTGTCCAtcaaagaactcatacaggagAGAGACCCTATGCATGCAGTGAGTGTGGGAAAGCTTTCTCCCACATGTCATGCCTTGTTAAACATAAGAGAATACACACAAGAGAGAAACATGTAAATTCAGTGAAGGTTGAATATTCTTCCACAGAGGGTCACAGCTTATTAAATACCAGTGAATTCATGCAGGAGAAAAGCCCTGTTAATACGGTGACTGTGCAGATGCCTTCTATGATCTCTCAGACCTCATCAAACATCAGTAGGTTCCTCACAGATAGGAATGCAGTCATAGTGGGACAACCAGTTGTCAGATGTGCACCCTCAGGAAATACCAGAGAGTTTGTACAAGAAAGAAGCCTTATGAATGCAGTAAGTGTGGTCGTGCCTTCAGTGGTCCATTACATCTTATTTTATGTCACAAAAAACACATAG
- the LOC100480379 gene encoding zinc finger protein 613-like isoform X3 has protein sequence MKSKVKPIHKVDYHLPQHLQNPKVPKRKEQCYELNTCGNVHQSKSHFPFRPNHDRFHLHGKTLKPHLDLINQSRSCDIKEPAEYSGDGRSFLCANHKQTHTEIKFHESRRPISTKSQFIKHHQTHKTEKAHECTECGKAFLNKSQLTEHKTIHTGNKPHGCSICGRSFSKKFKLTEHQQTHKGEKPYECCECGKTFLRKFQLTEHQKTHTGSKPHGCGVCGKAFSRKFKLTEHQRTHTGEKPYECPECGKAFCRKAELIIHQRNERGERPHQCNECGKGFSRKSQLILHQKTHTGEKSYICSECGKGFIQKGNLLIHQRTHTGEKPYGCTECSKAFSQKACLIAHQRFHTGKTPFVCTECGKSCSQKSGLIKHQRIHTGEKPYKCSDCGKAFTTKTMLTVHQRTHTGERPYACSECGKAFSHMSCLVKHKRIHTREKHVNSVKVEYSSTEGHSLLNTSEFMQEKSPVNTVTVQMPSMISQTSSNISRFLTDRNAVIVGQPVVRCAPSGNTREFVQERSLMNAVSVVVPSVVHYILFYVTKNT, from the coding sequence AAAGTTGATTATCATCTGCCTCAGCACTTACAAAACCCAAAAGtgccaaagagaaaagaacagtgtTATGAACTGAACACATGTGGAAATGTTCATCAGAGCAAAAGTCATTTTCCTTTCAGGCCAAATCACGATCGGTTTCATTTACATGGAAAAACTTTGAAGCCACACTTAGATTTAATCAACCAAAGTAGAAGCTGTGACATAAAAGAGCCTGCTGAGTATAGTGGAGATGGGAGATCCTTTCTCTGTGCTAATCATAAGCAAACTCATactgaaattaaatttcatgAAAGTAGAAGACCCATCAGCACTAAGTCACAATTCATTAAACATCATCAAACACACAAAACAGAGAAAGCCCACGAATGTactgaatgtgggaaagccttcctCAACAAGTCTCAGCTCACAGAACATAAGACAATTCATACGGGAAATAAACCCCATGGATGTAGTATATGTGGGAGATCCTTTTCCAAGAAGTTCAAGCTCACTGAACATCAGCAAACTCACaaaggagagaaaccctatgagtgCTGTGAGTGTGGGAAAACCTTCCTCAGGAAATTTCAGCTTACTGAACATCAGAAGACTCATACAGGAAGTAAACCGCATGGATGCGGTGTATGTGGGAAGGCATTCTCCAGAAAGTTCAAGCTAACTGAACACCAGAGAactcatacaggagagaaaccttatgaatgtcctgaatgtggcaaagccttctGCAGGAAGGCAGAGCTGATTATacatcagagaaatgaaagaggagaaaggccCCATCAATGCAATGAATGTGGAAAAGGTTTCTCCAGAAAATCACAACTCATTCTACATCAGAAAACCCATACAGGAGAGAAATCTTACATatgcagtgaatgtggaaaaGGTTTCATTCAGAAGGGCAATCTCCTTATACATCAGCgaactcacactggagagaaaccctatggaTGCACTGAATGCAGTAAGGCCTTCAGCCAGAAGGCATGCCTCATAGCGCATCAGCGATTTCATACAGGAAAGACTCCCTTTGTATGTACTGAATGTGGAAAATCTTGTTCACAGAAATCAGGACTCATtaaacatcagagaattcacacaggagagaaaccctataaatgcagtgactgtgggaaagccttcactACAAAGACAATGCTCACTGTCCAtcaaagaactcatacaggagAGAGACCCTATGCATGCAGTGAGTGTGGGAAAGCTTTCTCCCACATGTCATGCCTTGTTAAACATAAGAGAATACACACAAGAGAGAAACATGTAAATTCAGTGAAGGTTGAATATTCTTCCACAGAGGGTCACAGCTTATTAAATACCAGTGAATTCATGCAGGAGAAAAGCCCTGTTAATACGGTGACTGTGCAGATGCCTTCTATGATCTCTCAGACCTCATCAAACATCAGTAGGTTCCTCACAGATAGGAATGCAGTCATAGTGGGACAACCAGTTGTCAGATGTGCACCCTCAGGAAATACCAGAGAGTTTGTACAAGAAAGAAGCCTTATGAATGCAGTAAGTGTGGTCGTGCCTTCAGTGGTCCATTACATCTTATTTTATGTCACAAAAAACACATAG